In Micromonospora sp. LH3U1, one genomic interval encodes:
- the ftsX gene encoding permease-like cell division protein FtsX: protein MRVKYVLSEVLVGLWRNVTMSIAMIITMAVSLTMLGASGLMYRQVDDMKVTYYKNIQVSIFLSQEVGEQERTDLQTKLDADPLVKDVLYVNKDEAYKRFKEMYQDAPDLVNAVKPDQLPESFRITLNNPEQYKNIYDQYKDTAGVDEIIDQSRLLDKIFNILTSIQNIALAAAIVMAVAALLLVANTIQVAAYSKRREVAVMKLVGASNWFIQAPFVLEAVVAGLIGSLLGLVALVAAKYLLFDGSLSALQGLLSPISWGDILFIFPLMAGVGGLVSAGTAWITLRFYLRV, encoded by the coding sequence ATGCGCGTGAAATACGTCCTGTCCGAGGTACTGGTCGGACTGTGGCGCAACGTGACCATGTCCATCGCGATGATCATCACGATGGCGGTCTCGCTGACCATGCTCGGTGCCAGCGGTCTCATGTACCGCCAGGTCGACGACATGAAGGTCACCTACTACAAGAACATTCAGGTCTCGATCTTCTTGAGCCAGGAGGTGGGCGAGCAGGAGCGCACCGACCTGCAGACCAAGCTCGACGCCGACCCCCTGGTCAAGGACGTCCTCTACGTCAACAAGGACGAGGCGTACAAGCGCTTCAAGGAGATGTACCAGGACGCGCCGGACCTGGTGAACGCGGTCAAGCCGGACCAACTGCCCGAGTCTTTTCGCATCACGCTGAACAACCCGGAGCAGTACAAGAACATCTACGACCAGTACAAGGACACCGCGGGCGTCGACGAGATCATCGATCAGAGTCGACTGCTCGACAAGATCTTCAACATCCTCACCTCGATCCAGAACATCGCCCTGGCTGCCGCCATCGTGATGGCGGTCGCCGCACTGCTGCTGGTGGCGAACACCATTCAGGTCGCCGCGTACAGCAAGCGGCGTGAGGTGGCGGTCATGAAGCTGGTCGGCGCGTCCAACTGGTTCATCCAGGCGCCGTTCGTGCTGGAGGCCGTGGTGGCCGGCCTGATCGGCTCGCTGCTCGGCCTGGTCGCCCTGGTCGCGGCGAAGTATCTGCTCTTCGACGGGTCGTTGAGCGCGTTGCAGGGTCTGCTCTCGCCGATCAGTTGGGGCGACATCCTGTTCATCTTCCCGCTGATGGCCGGCGTCGGTGGTCTGGTCAGCGCGGGCACCGCCTGGATCACCCTGCGCTTCTACCTGCGGGTCTAG
- a CDS encoding S-methyl-5'-thioadenosine phosphorylase, translated as MAPTADIAVIGGSGLYALLDGTTHELETPYGLPSDAVTIAEVAGRRVAFLPRHGRDHRYPPHLIPYRANLWALRSLGVRQVLAPCAVGGLRPELGPGTFVVPDQLIDRTSGRAQTYYDEGAVHVPFADPYCPNGRRALLAAAAGRDVTAVDGGTVVVVEGPRFSTRAESRWYASIGGTVVNMTGHPEAVLARELALCYSSIALITDLDAGVQVGDSVTQDEVFRVFAANTDRLRGVLLDALAALPAARDCVCGQALDGITLPFPLP; from the coding sequence ATGGCACCGACGGCGGACATCGCGGTGATCGGTGGGTCGGGCCTGTACGCCCTCCTCGACGGCACCACCCATGAGCTGGAAACCCCGTACGGGCTGCCGTCGGACGCGGTGACCATCGCCGAGGTGGCCGGGCGGCGGGTCGCGTTCCTGCCCCGGCACGGCCGGGATCACCGGTATCCGCCACACCTGATCCCCTACCGGGCCAACCTGTGGGCGCTGCGCTCCCTCGGCGTACGCCAGGTGCTGGCACCGTGCGCGGTCGGTGGGCTCCGCCCGGAGCTGGGCCCGGGCACGTTCGTGGTGCCGGACCAGCTGATCGACCGGACCAGCGGCCGGGCGCAGACCTACTACGACGAGGGCGCCGTGCACGTGCCGTTCGCCGACCCGTACTGCCCGAACGGCCGGCGGGCCCTGCTCGCGGCAGCGGCTGGTCGGGACGTCACGGCCGTGGACGGCGGGACGGTGGTGGTGGTCGAGGGCCCACGGTTCTCCACTCGGGCCGAGTCCCGCTGGTATGCCTCGATCGGCGGCACTGTCGTCAATATGACTGGTCACCCGGAGGCGGTGCTCGCCCGGGAGTTGGCCCTCTGCTACTCCTCGATCGCGTTGATCACCGACCTGGACGCCGGGGTGCAGGTTGGCGACTCGGTGACCCAGGACGAGGTGTTCCGGGTCTTCGCGGCCAACACCGATCGACTGCGGGGCGTCCTGCTGGATGCGCTGGCGGCGCTCCCTGCCGCGCGGGACTGCGTGTGCGGCCAGGCGCTGGACGGCATCACTCTGCCCTTCCCGCTGCCGTGA
- a CDS encoding YqgE/AlgH family protein: MQGEGQAIGGRAMEAMTGRLLVATPALKDPNFDRTVVLLVAHEPGGALGVVLNRATEVPVAEVLGDWSDLARHPAVLFEGGPVQPDSAICLARMRHPMRRLKGFHQVSGAVGTIDLSVDPERLRESIGGIRVFAGYSGWGSGQLEQEIADGSWFVLDGLPGDAFVERPDDLWPMVLRRQGGMMAAVAHFPPDVALN; the protein is encoded by the coding sequence ATGCAGGGAGAGGGCCAGGCGATCGGCGGACGAGCGATGGAGGCGATGACCGGGCGGCTGCTGGTCGCGACTCCGGCGCTCAAGGACCCGAACTTCGACCGTACGGTGGTGCTGCTGGTCGCTCACGAACCGGGCGGCGCGCTCGGCGTGGTGCTGAACCGGGCCACCGAGGTGCCGGTGGCCGAGGTGCTCGGCGACTGGAGTGACCTGGCCCGCCACCCGGCGGTGCTCTTCGAGGGCGGCCCGGTGCAGCCCGACTCGGCCATCTGCCTGGCCCGCATGCGGCACCCGATGCGCCGGTTGAAGGGCTTCCACCAGGTCTCCGGAGCGGTCGGCACGATCGACCTCTCCGTCGACCCGGAGCGGCTGCGGGAGAGCATCGGCGGCATCCGGGTCTTCGCCGGCTACTCCGGCTGGGGCAGCGGCCAGTTGGAGCAGGAGATCGCCGACGGCTCCTGGTTCGTGCTGGACGGGCTGCCCGGTGACGCCTTCGTCGAACGGCCCGACGACCTGTGGCCGATGGTGCTGCGTCGGCAGGGCGGGATGATGGCCGCCGTCGCCCACTTCCCGCCGGACGTGGCGCTCAACTGA
- the smpB gene encoding SsrA-binding protein SmpB, translating to MPREKGRKVVASNKKARHDYAILDTYEAGMALTGTEVKSLRAGRASLVDAFAQERDGELFLHSMHIPEYTQGTWTNHEPRRTRKLLLNRGEIDRLLGKTREGGLTIVPLQVYFSDGWAKVEIALAKGKKSYDKRQDLAKRDADREIARVSGRRGKGMDD from the coding sequence ATGCCACGGGAAAAGGGGCGCAAGGTGGTCGCCTCCAACAAGAAGGCGCGCCACGACTACGCGATCCTCGACACGTACGAGGCGGGCATGGCGTTGACCGGCACCGAGGTCAAGTCGCTACGGGCCGGGCGAGCGTCGCTGGTCGACGCGTTCGCTCAGGAGCGCGACGGCGAGTTGTTCCTGCACTCCATGCACATCCCGGAATACACCCAGGGCACCTGGACCAACCACGAGCCCCGGCGTACGCGCAAGCTGCTGCTCAATCGGGGCGAGATCGACCGGCTGCTCGGCAAGACCCGTGAGGGCGGTCTGACCATCGTTCCGTTGCAGGTCTACTTCTCCGACGGCTGGGCCAAGGTCGAGATCGCCCTGGCCAAGGGCAAGAAGTCGTACGACAAGCGTCAGGACCTCGCCAAGCGGGACGCGGACCGGGAGATCGCCCGGGTGTCCGGTCGACGCGGCAAGGGCATGGACGACTAA
- the mdlC gene encoding benzoylformate decarboxylase has product MATVRDATYDVLRTLGMTTVFGNPGSTEEPFLQDFPADFHYVHALQEATAVAMADGYAQASGTAAHVNLHTAPGTGNGMGNLVTAWHNKTPLIVTAGQQTREMLLLEPRLASRRPTELPQPYVKWAYEPTRAQDIPGAVLRAYATAVQPPAGPVFLSLPMDDWAQPADPPPAPRSVATRFAPDPQRLDEFARVLAGSHNPVLVYGPGVDRSGSWPSAVALAERLAAPVWAAPATERAVFPEDHPHFRGVLPYAIGPLAEALRGHDTVLVIGAPVFRYYPYVPGEHLPDGTRLLHVTDDPDEAARAPVGDSLLGDPGLTLTALVERVPPADRPPPAHRDAPAPPEVTNPLSADALFAALAAHWPADGVLVQESPSNLSALRRQLRINRPASYFTMASGGLGYGLPAAIGMALAERDSGRGRPVVAVVGDGSFHYSVQALWTAARLSLPVVVVVPVNQQYAILKAFAELKETPGVPGLDLPGLDIIAIAAGYGCATEVVETPDQLGAALATGLRADRPTVLPVPISTDVPSIL; this is encoded by the coding sequence ATGGCAACGGTCCGGGACGCGACGTACGACGTGCTCCGCACCCTCGGCATGACCACCGTCTTCGGCAACCCCGGCTCCACCGAGGAGCCGTTCCTGCAGGACTTCCCCGCCGACTTCCACTACGTCCACGCGCTGCAGGAGGCGACGGCGGTCGCGATGGCTGACGGCTACGCGCAGGCCAGCGGCACTGCGGCCCACGTCAACCTGCACACCGCCCCGGGCACCGGCAACGGTATGGGCAACCTGGTCACCGCCTGGCACAACAAGACCCCGCTGATCGTCACCGCCGGCCAGCAGACCCGCGAGATGCTGCTGCTCGAACCGCGGCTGGCCAGCCGCCGGCCCACCGAGCTTCCTCAGCCGTACGTCAAGTGGGCCTACGAGCCGACCAGGGCGCAGGACATCCCCGGGGCGGTGCTGCGGGCGTACGCGACGGCGGTGCAGCCACCGGCCGGGCCGGTCTTCCTCTCCCTGCCGATGGACGACTGGGCCCAGCCGGCCGACCCGCCGCCCGCGCCGCGTTCGGTGGCCACCCGGTTCGCACCGGACCCGCAGCGGCTGGACGAGTTCGCCCGGGTCCTGGCCGGCAGCCACAACCCCGTCCTGGTGTACGGGCCGGGGGTGGACCGCTCCGGCAGTTGGCCGAGCGCGGTCGCGTTGGCCGAGCGGTTGGCCGCGCCGGTCTGGGCGGCCCCCGCAACCGAGCGGGCCGTGTTCCCGGAGGACCACCCGCACTTTCGCGGCGTGCTGCCGTACGCCATCGGTCCGCTGGCCGAGGCACTGCGTGGACATGACACGGTGCTGGTCATCGGTGCCCCGGTGTTCCGCTACTACCCGTACGTACCGGGCGAGCATCTACCCGACGGCACCCGGCTGCTGCACGTCACGGACGACCCCGACGAGGCCGCGCGCGCCCCGGTCGGGGACAGCCTGCTGGGCGATCCCGGGCTGACCCTGACCGCGCTGGTCGAGCGGGTGCCACCGGCCGACCGGCCGCCGCCCGCGCACCGGGACGCACCGGCACCGCCGGAGGTCACCAACCCACTGAGCGCCGACGCCCTGTTCGCCGCGCTGGCCGCGCACTGGCCGGCGGACGGCGTGCTGGTCCAGGAGTCACCGTCCAATCTGTCCGCGCTGCGTCGGCAGCTGCGGATCAACCGCCCGGCGTCGTACTTCACGATGGCCAGCGGCGGTCTCGGCTACGGCCTGCCGGCCGCGATCGGGATGGCACTCGCCGAGCGGGACAGCGGTCGTGGCCGTCCGGTGGTGGCGGTGGTCGGCGACGGCTCGTTCCACTACTCGGTGCAGGCGCTGTGGACCGCCGCGCGCCTGTCACTGCCGGTGGTGGTCGTCGTCCCGGTCAATCAGCAGTACGCGATCCTCAAGGCGTTCGCCGAGCTGAAGGAAACTCCCGGGGTGCCCGGCCTGGACCTGCCGGGTCTGGACATCATCGCGATCGCGGCCGGCTACGGCTGCGCCACCGAGGTGGTGGAAACCCCCGACCAGCTCGGTGCGGCACTCGCCACCGGGCTGCGCGCCGACCGGCCCACCGTGCTGCCGGTGCCGATCAGCACGGACGTTCCCAGCATCCTCTGA
- a CDS encoding cellulase family glycosylhydrolase, whose protein sequence is MISKHIRKAHRRVALVAGAVATLLVAGTMVAGNAQAAAGCQVAYTAPSQWQGGFTADVKVTNLGDAINGWSLTWTFPSGQRVTQAWNATVTSSGDQVTARNVSYNAAIATNATVSFGFNGSWSGSNTAPTSFALNGVTCTGSVGGTPTPTPTEPPSPTPTTSPSPGGGDAMATVAAMQPGWNLGNTLDAIPDETAWGNPLVTQALLRQVRSQGYRSIRIPVTWSNHHGPAPAYTIDAVWLARVRQVVDWALAEDLYVMVNLHHDSWQWINGYPGDRTNVMNRYTALWTQIATTFRGHSSKLVFENINEPQFTGTSGDAQSDEVLRELTVAFVRLVRQSGGNNATRLLVLPTLNTNSNQSQLDALATTISQLRDTNIAATVHFYGYWPFSVNIAGGTRYDATVEQDMVDGFNRVRDTFVARGIPVIIGEWALLSYDYTRPGIIERGELLKFFEAVAYQARTRKLTTFLWDAGSFLNRNDLQWRDPGLYALMKSSWTTRSATASSDQIYVPRTGTITSKSLTLNLNGASFQSLRQGSTVLTNGSDYTVSGNTLTLTSAAVTRLVGNRAAGVNANLEAHFSQGVPWPISIISYDPPTQSAVTGTTSSFVIPTQFRGDQLATMEARYADGSAAGPANWTTYKEFWSNFQPDYGANTIILKPEFFAEVRDGTVTLTFHFWSGTQITYRLTKSGTSVTGGAG, encoded by the coding sequence ATGATCTCGAAACACATCCGAAAGGCACACCGACGGGTCGCCCTCGTCGCCGGTGCGGTGGCCACGCTCCTGGTGGCCGGCACGATGGTCGCCGGCAACGCCCAGGCGGCAGCGGGCTGCCAGGTGGCGTACACCGCACCGTCGCAGTGGCAGGGCGGCTTCACCGCCGACGTGAAGGTCACCAACCTCGGCGACGCGATCAACGGCTGGAGCCTCACCTGGACGTTCCCGTCCGGCCAGCGGGTCACCCAGGCGTGGAACGCGACGGTCACCTCGTCGGGCGACCAGGTCACGGCGAGGAACGTGAGCTACAACGCGGCCATCGCGACGAACGCGACGGTCTCCTTCGGCTTCAACGGGTCGTGGTCGGGCAGCAACACCGCACCGACGTCGTTCGCCCTCAACGGGGTCACGTGCACGGGGAGTGTGGGCGGTACGCCGACCCCGACCCCCACCGAGCCCCCGTCGCCGACCCCGACCACATCCCCGTCGCCGGGCGGCGGCGACGCGATGGCGACGGTGGCGGCGATGCAGCCCGGCTGGAACCTGGGCAACACCCTGGACGCCATCCCGGACGAGACCGCGTGGGGCAATCCCCTGGTCACCCAGGCACTGTTGCGCCAGGTGCGCTCGCAGGGCTACAGGAGCATCCGGATACCGGTGACCTGGAGCAACCACCACGGGCCGGCACCGGCCTACACGATCGACGCGGTCTGGTTGGCCCGCGTCCGTCAGGTGGTGGACTGGGCACTGGCGGAGGACCTCTACGTGATGGTCAACCTGCACCACGACTCCTGGCAGTGGATCAACGGCTATCCCGGTGACCGCACGAACGTCATGAACCGCTACACCGCTCTGTGGACCCAGATCGCCACCACGTTCCGCGGCCACTCGTCGAAGCTCGTGTTCGAGAACATCAACGAACCGCAGTTCACCGGCACGTCCGGAGACGCCCAGAGCGACGAGGTGCTGCGCGAACTCACCGTCGCGTTCGTCCGCCTCGTCCGCCAGTCCGGCGGGAACAACGCCACCCGGCTGCTCGTGCTGCCCACCCTGAACACCAACTCCAACCAGAGCCAACTCGACGCGCTGGCGACCACGATCAGCCAACTACGCGACACCAACATCGCGGCGACCGTCCACTTCTACGGATATTGGCCGTTCAGCGTCAACATCGCCGGCGGCACCCGCTACGACGCCACCGTCGAGCAGGACATGGTCGACGGCTTCAACCGGGTACGCGACACCTTCGTCGCCCGGGGCATCCCCGTGATCATCGGCGAGTGGGCCCTGCTCAGCTACGACTACACCCGGCCCGGCATCATCGAGCGGGGCGAGTTGCTCAAGTTCTTCGAGGCCGTCGCCTACCAGGCCCGGACCAGGAAACTCACCACGTTCCTCTGGGACGCCGGGTCGTTCCTCAACCGCAACGACCTGCAGTGGCGGGACCCCGGCCTGTACGCGCTGATGAAGTCGAGCTGGACCACCCGCTCCGCGACCGCGTCGTCGGACCAGATCTACGTACCTCGTACCGGCACCATCACCAGCAAGTCCCTCACCCTGAACCTCAATGGGGCTTCGTTCCAGAGCCTGCGGCAGGGCAGCACCGTCCTGACCAACGGCAGCGACTACACCGTCTCCGGCAACACGCTGACCCTGACCAGCGCGGCGGTGACCCGTCTGGTCGGCAACCGCGCCGCGGGCGTCAACGCCAACCTCGAAGCGCACTTCTCGCAGGGCGTGCCGTGGCCCATCAGCATCATCTCCTACGACCCACCGACCCAGTCTGCGGTGACCGGCACCACCAGCTCGTTCGTCATCCCCACCCAGTTCCGCGGTGACCAGCTCGCCACCATGGAGGCCAGGTACGCCGACGGCAGCGCCGCCGGACCGGCCAACTGGACGACGTACAAGGAGTTCTGGAGCAACTTCCAGCCCGACTACGGCGCGAACACCATCATCCTGAAGCCGGAGTTCTTCGCCGAGGTCAGGGACGGCACGGTCACCCTCACGTTCCACTTCTGGAGCGGCACGCAGATCACGTACCGCCTGACGAAGTCCGGGACGTCGGTCACCGGCGGCGCTGGCTGA
- the ftsE gene encoding cell division ATP-binding protein FtsE → MIQLEQVTKTYPKASRPSLDNVSVSIEKGEFVFFIGPSGSGKSTIIKMLLHEVAPNKGRVVVNGKDVTSMRSWKRPHFRRSIGCVFQDFRLLPNRTAYENVAFALEVIGKTKAVARRVVPEVLELVGLGGKEHRYPHELSGGEQQRVAVARAFVNRPLILLADEPTGNLDPDTSIEIMRLLDRINRTGTTVVMVTHDSNIVNQMRRRVVEIESGRVVRDQARGVYG, encoded by the coding sequence GTGATTCAGCTTGAGCAAGTGACGAAGACGTACCCGAAGGCGTCCCGGCCTTCGCTCGACAACGTGTCCGTCTCGATCGAGAAGGGCGAGTTCGTCTTCTTCATCGGTCCATCCGGCTCCGGCAAGTCCACAATCATCAAGATGCTGCTGCACGAGGTGGCCCCCAACAAGGGGCGCGTCGTCGTCAACGGCAAGGACGTCACGTCGATGCGCTCCTGGAAGCGACCCCACTTCCGGCGCTCGATCGGCTGTGTCTTCCAGGACTTCCGGCTGCTGCCGAACCGCACCGCCTACGAGAACGTGGCGTTCGCCCTCGAGGTGATCGGCAAGACCAAGGCGGTTGCCCGCCGGGTCGTGCCGGAGGTGCTGGAACTGGTCGGGCTCGGTGGCAAGGAGCACCGCTACCCGCACGAGCTCTCCGGTGGTGAGCAGCAGCGGGTCGCCGTCGCCCGGGCGTTCGTGAACCGTCCGCTGATCCTGCTGGCGGACGAGCCCACGGGAAACCTGGACCCGGACACCTCGATTGAGATCATGCGCCTGCTGGACCGGATCAACCGCACCGGCACGACCGTCGTGATGGTCACCCACGACTCCAACATCGTGAACCAGATGCGCCGCCGCGTCGTCGAGATCGAGAGCGGTCGCGTCGTGCGTGACCAGGCCCGCGGCGTCTACGGGTGA
- the pruA gene encoding L-glutamate gamma-semialdehyde dehydrogenase, whose protein sequence is MDAVFSVPEPRNEPVRNYEPGNPDRDRLQRRLTELAAERIDLPMTIGGEQRMAAGDSINVVQPHKHAHVLGVTAHATHDDARAAIEAAKDAAPMWRALPFEERAAIFLRAAELLAGPWRDTLNAATMLGQSKTAIQAEIDAACEFIDFLRFNVHFARRLLEEQPASSPGVWNRFDHRPLEGFVYAVTPFNFTAIAGNLPSAPALLGNTVVWKPGPTQQFAAHFTMRLFEAAGLPPGVINMVTGRGEEVSDVVLADPDLAGIHFTGSTKVFQQLWRTVGDNIARYRGYPRLVGETGGKDFVVAHTSADVDALHTALIRGAYEYQGQKCSAASRAYVPRSIWEGGLRDRLAATTDSLTYGDVADFSNFGGAVIDDKAFARHTAALELITGDDSCRVLAGGTADDSVGYFVRPTLFECSDAAHETFTTEYFGPILGVHVFDDARFDEVVAQAESIAPYALTGSVFANDRRVVDAVAERMRYAAGNFYINDKPTGAVVGQQPFGGARASGTNDKAGSWLNLVRWVSPRTIKETFVPPTDHTYPHMG, encoded by the coding sequence ATGGATGCCGTGTTCTCCGTTCCCGAGCCGCGCAACGAGCCGGTTCGTAACTACGAGCCGGGCAACCCCGACCGGGACCGGCTCCAGCGGCGGCTGACCGAGCTCGCCGCCGAGCGCATCGACCTGCCGATGACCATTGGCGGCGAGCAGCGGATGGCTGCCGGTGACTCGATCAATGTGGTGCAGCCGCACAAGCACGCGCACGTGCTGGGTGTGACCGCGCACGCCACCCACGACGACGCCCGCGCCGCGATCGAGGCGGCCAAGGACGCCGCCCCGATGTGGCGGGCGCTGCCCTTCGAGGAGCGCGCCGCGATCTTCCTGCGCGCCGCTGAGCTGCTCGCGGGCCCTTGGCGCGACACCCTCAACGCCGCCACGATGCTCGGCCAGTCGAAGACCGCGATCCAGGCGGAGATCGACGCGGCGTGTGAGTTCATCGACTTCCTCCGGTTCAACGTGCACTTCGCCCGCCGCCTCCTCGAGGAGCAGCCGGCGTCCTCGCCCGGCGTCTGGAACCGCTTCGACCACCGCCCGCTGGAGGGCTTCGTCTACGCGGTCACCCCGTTCAACTTCACCGCCATCGCCGGCAACCTGCCGTCGGCGCCGGCCCTGCTGGGCAACACGGTGGTCTGGAAGCCGGGCCCGACCCAGCAGTTCGCCGCGCACTTCACCATGCGGCTGTTCGAGGCCGCCGGCCTGCCGCCAGGCGTGATCAACATGGTCACCGGCCGAGGCGAGGAGGTCTCGGACGTCGTGCTCGCCGACCCGGACCTGGCTGGCATCCACTTCACCGGTTCGACCAAGGTCTTCCAGCAGTTGTGGCGGACCGTCGGCGACAACATCGCCCGCTACCGGGGTTACCCGCGCCTCGTCGGCGAGACCGGCGGCAAGGACTTCGTGGTCGCGCACACCAGCGCTGACGTCGACGCCCTGCACACCGCGCTGATCCGTGGCGCGTACGAGTACCAGGGCCAGAAGTGCTCGGCGGCCTCGCGGGCGTACGTGCCGCGCTCGATCTGGGAGGGTGGGCTGCGCGACCGGCTGGCCGCCACCACCGACTCGTTGACCTACGGCGACGTGGCCGACTTCAGCAACTTCGGCGGCGCGGTGATCGACGACAAGGCGTTCGCCCGCCACACCGCGGCGTTGGAGCTGATCACCGGCGACGACTCCTGCCGGGTGCTGGCCGGTGGCACCGCCGACGACTCGGTCGGCTACTTCGTCCGGCCGACGCTCTTCGAGTGCAGCGACGCCGCCCACGAGACCTTCACCACTGAATACTTCGGGCCGATCCTGGGCGTGCACGTGTTCGACGACGCCCGCTTCGACGAGGTGGTCGCGCAGGCCGAGTCGATCGCGCCGTATGCGCTGACCGGCTCGGTGTTCGCCAACGACCGCCGGGTGGTCGACGCGGTCGCCGAGCGCATGCGGTACGCGGCCGGCAACTTCTACATCAACGACAAGCCGACCGGCGCGGTGGTCGGGCAGCAGCCCTTCGGCGGCGCCCGGGCCAGCGGCACCAACGACAAGGCGGGCTCCTGGCTCAACCTGGTCCGCTGGGTGTCGCCGCGGACGATCAAGGAGACCTTCGTGCCGCCGACCGACCACACGTACCCCCACATGGGCTGA
- a CDS encoding 50S ribosomal protein L36: protein MKVRSSLRALKQKPGSVVVRRRGRVVVVNRANPQWKSRQG, encoded by the coding sequence ATGAAGGTACGTAGCTCGTTGCGTGCACTGAAGCAGAAGCCGGGTTCGGTGGTGGTCCGCCGTCGCGGCCGGGTGGTCGTGGTGAACCGCGCCAACCCGCAGTGGAAGAGCCGCCAGGGCTGA
- a CDS encoding PadR family transcriptional regulator, with protein sequence MADSGVNPTAAALLGLLHEGPMTGGQLMAAAERRLAPYWSMTRSQVYRELPVLAERGFVRLGKPGPRMSQPYALTASGKRIFSRWLAENPGRDTIRNPIALRMAFGNLHSASQLKGLYASANEYHTEALAQVREQVKNAKRDGETYDASALEFAVAYHRAALSWLKTAPVG encoded by the coding sequence ATGGCGGATTCCGGAGTCAACCCTACGGCGGCGGCCCTGCTCGGGCTCCTCCACGAGGGCCCGATGACAGGCGGTCAGTTGATGGCCGCCGCTGAGCGCCGTCTGGCGCCGTACTGGTCGATGACCCGCAGTCAGGTCTACCGCGAGTTGCCGGTGCTGGCCGAGCGAGGTTTCGTGCGGCTCGGCAAGCCGGGGCCGCGAATGAGCCAGCCGTATGCGCTCACCGCCAGTGGGAAACGGATATTCTCCCGCTGGCTGGCCGAGAATCCGGGGCGGGACACCATCCGCAACCCGATAGCGCTCCGGATGGCCTTCGGCAACCTGCACTCCGCCAGCCAGCTGAAGGGCCTGTACGCCTCGGCCAACGAATACCACACCGAGGCCCTCGCCCAGGTCCGGGAGCAGGTCAAGAACGCCAAACGGGACGGCGAGACGTACGACGCCAGCGCGCTGGAGTTCGCGGTTGCCTATCACCGGGCGGCCCTGTCGTGGTTGAAGACCGCCCCCGTCGGGTGA
- the prfB gene encoding peptide chain release factor 2, giving the protein MTAADYAEQLKELDATLRNIEAVLNLDRLHEDKARLEQEASAPDLWDDQAKAQQVTSQLSYVNGEISKLGSLRSGLDDAQVLLELAEAEADPGVLTEVESEITGLTKAIQEMEVRTLLSGEYDSREALVAIRAGAGGVDAADFAEMLLRMYLRWAERHGYPTEVYETSYAEEAGLKSATFAVKVPYAYGTLSVESGTHRLVRISPFDNQGRRQTSFAGVEVLPVTEQTDHIDIPENEMRVDVYRSSGPGGQSVNTTDSAVRLTHIPTGIVVTCQNEKSQLQNKASAMRVLQARLLERKRQEEQAKLEGLKENAAGSWGDQMRSYVLHPYQMVKDLRTEQETGNPTAVFDGELDGFIEAGIRWRKQRQLAGDGA; this is encoded by the coding sequence GTGACCGCTGCCGATTACGCCGAACAGCTCAAGGAACTCGACGCGACCCTGCGAAACATCGAGGCCGTCCTCAACCTCGACCGGCTCCACGAGGACAAGGCCCGCCTTGAGCAGGAGGCTTCCGCCCCCGACCTGTGGGACGACCAGGCCAAGGCTCAGCAGGTGACCTCGCAGCTGTCGTACGTCAACGGCGAGATCAGCAAGCTGGGCAGCCTCCGTTCCGGCCTCGACGACGCCCAGGTGCTGCTGGAGCTGGCCGAGGCCGAAGCCGACCCGGGCGTGTTGACCGAGGTCGAGTCGGAGATCACCGGGCTGACCAAGGCCATCCAGGAGATGGAGGTCCGCACCCTGCTCTCCGGCGAGTACGACTCCCGGGAGGCGCTCGTCGCCATCCGGGCCGGAGCCGGTGGCGTGGACGCGGCGGACTTCGCCGAGATGCTGCTGCGGATGTACCTGCGCTGGGCGGAGCGGCACGGCTACCCGACCGAGGTCTACGAGACCTCGTACGCCGAGGAGGCGGGCCTGAAGTCCGCCACCTTCGCCGTCAAGGTGCCCTACGCGTACGGCACGCTCAGCGTCGAGTCGGGCACCCACCGGCTGGTCCGGATCAGCCCGTTCGACAACCAGGGCCGCCGGCAGACCAGCTTCGCGGGCGTGGAGGTCCTGCCGGTCACCGAGCAGACCGACCACATCGACATCCCGGAGAACGAGATGCGGGTCGACGTCTACCGCTCCTCGGGCCCCGGCGGGCAGAGCGTCAACACCACCGACTCGGCGGTGCGGCTCACCCACATCCCGACGGGCATCGTGGTGACCTGCCAGAACGAGAAGTCCCAACTGCAGAACAAGGCCTCCGCCATGCGGGTGCTCCAGGCCCGGCTGCTGGAGCGCAAGCGCCAGGAGGAGCAGGCCAAGCTGGAGGGGCTCAAGGAGAACGCCGCCGGCTCGTGGGGTGACCAGATGCGCTCCTACGTCCTGCACCCGTATCAGATGGTGAAGGATCTCCGAACCGAGCAGGAGACCGGCAATCCGACCGCGGTCTTCGACGGCGAGTTGGACGGTTTCATCGAGGCTGGCATCCGTTGGCGTAAGCAGCGGCAACTCGCCGGCGACGGTGCGTGA